One stretch of Skermanella mucosa DNA includes these proteins:
- a CDS encoding TRAP transporter small permease: MDRTQMEPGVGVAPGPGSSALDRVERGIYRVEAFIAGASIVVMLATIVFSVVARYFELPVPNVSELGIVAMAPLTFVGAALCTYARAHISVEIAQQLPSKLLRSIAHAGAMLSQLLFAGIFLYVAWEFFAYAYESNENLIDLGTPVAVPAGFMVLGSALMILHALADLYRLVTGQPHPGLPNSGELS, encoded by the coding sequence ATGGACCGAACCCAGATGGAACCTGGAGTCGGGGTGGCGCCGGGTCCAGGGTCCTCGGCGCTCGACCGGGTCGAACGGGGGATCTACCGGGTGGAGGCGTTCATCGCCGGGGCCTCCATCGTGGTGATGCTCGCCACCATCGTGTTCAGCGTCGTCGCGCGCTATTTCGAACTGCCGGTCCCGAACGTGAGCGAGCTTGGCATCGTCGCCATGGCCCCGCTGACCTTCGTCGGCGCAGCGCTCTGCACCTACGCCCGCGCCCATATCAGCGTCGAGATCGCCCAGCAGCTTCCCTCGAAACTGCTGCGCTCGATCGCCCACGCGGGCGCCATGCTGTCACAACTGCTGTTCGCCGGCATCTTCCTCTACGTCGCGTGGGAATTCTTCGCCTACGCGTATGAGTCCAACGAGAACCTGATCGACCTGGGCACGCCCGTGGCGGTGCCGGCCGGGTTCATGGTCCTGGGCAGCGCCCTGATGATCCTCCACGCGCTGGCCGACCTCTACCGCCTGGTCACCGGCCAGCCCCATCCGGGCTTGCCGAATTCCGGAGAATTGTCATGA
- a CDS encoding HpcH/HpaI aldolase/citrate lyase family protein, with product MTRTLSNKTLPIWRSMLFVPVNNERFLAGAPRRGADVIQLDLEDSIPPDQKAEARGMVRAAAARLAREGVQVVVRINRPWRQAVADIESSVCAEVMALTLPKVPDASHIRAVGEILDELEFERGLPRGHTGLVAMIETADGLGEMRAIAASPRVLGITVGAEDLAVSMGMVPDDRSLYVPNVMAVAAARAAGCLPIGYVGSVADYTDLDRFRRVIEEARRLGFEGGFCIHPDQVAILNEAFAPSAKEVQDAEEVIAAFEAGLREGRGAVRHKGRMLDLPVVDQARAVLARHRAISALAVDRGTARPPD from the coding sequence ATGACCCGGACCTTGTCCAACAAGACGCTGCCCATCTGGCGGTCGATGCTGTTCGTCCCCGTCAACAACGAACGGTTCCTCGCCGGCGCTCCCAGGCGGGGCGCCGACGTCATCCAGCTCGACCTGGAGGACAGCATCCCGCCCGACCAGAAGGCCGAGGCCCGCGGCATGGTCCGCGCCGCCGCCGCCCGCCTGGCCCGCGAGGGCGTCCAGGTCGTGGTCCGGATCAACCGGCCGTGGCGCCAAGCCGTCGCCGACATCGAGTCCAGCGTCTGCGCCGAGGTCATGGCGCTGACGCTGCCCAAGGTGCCGGACGCCAGCCACATCCGCGCCGTCGGCGAGATCCTGGACGAGCTGGAGTTCGAGCGCGGCCTGCCCCGGGGCCACACCGGCCTCGTCGCGATGATCGAGACCGCCGACGGCCTGGGCGAGATGCGCGCCATCGCAGCATCCCCGCGCGTCCTCGGCATCACGGTCGGCGCCGAGGATCTGGCGGTGTCGATGGGCATGGTGCCCGACGACCGAAGCCTCTACGTCCCCAACGTCATGGCGGTGGCGGCGGCGCGGGCGGCCGGCTGCCTGCCGATCGGCTATGTCGGCTCGGTGGCGGACTACACCGACCTGGACCGGTTCCGCCGCGTCATCGAGGAGGCGCGCCGGCTGGGCTTCGAGGGCGGCTTCTGCATCCACCCCGATCAGGTGGCGATCCTCAACGAGGCCTTCGCCCCCTCCGCCAAGGAGGTCCAGGACGCGGAGGAGGTCATCGCGGCCTTCGAAGCCGGCCTGCGCGAGGGCAGGGGAGCCGTCCGCCACAAGGGCCGCATGCTCGACCTTCCCGTGGTCGACCAGGCGCGGGCGGTGCTGGCCCGGCACCGGGCGATATCCGCATTAGCCGTGGACAGGGGGACCGCCCGCCCGCCAGATTAG
- a CDS encoding zinc-binding dehydrogenase, with protein sequence MTALPTSSRAAVLRQFGEPLRIEDVPVPREIEPGAILARIETCSVCGTDVHLSRGTLSLKVDLPIIIGHEMVGRIVALGSGSDRDSIGNPLRVGDRIVYTHTACGSCFYCTVARQPTLCDNRKAYMYESMEKPPFLMGGFSEYGYVLPESGRIRVPDDVPNDLASLCSCAFRSVMNATSQLGTIAPTDTVAIQGAGPLGLLAAAVAKVGGARRVIVIGGPSARLDMALAFGADEVVPVETTSPAERADRVRELSDGRGADIVMEFTGHPGAFSEGLEIARKGGRYLVVGQLGDAGTEIKPSTIVKKNLQVIGSFSGDAASYWKALQFVQRHQKTIPFDRMITGRFRLDEVNTALERMRKFEEIKPVIEI encoded by the coding sequence ATGACCGCCCTTCCCACCAGCTCCCGCGCCGCTGTCCTGCGCCAGTTCGGCGAGCCGCTCCGGATCGAGGACGTGCCGGTCCCGCGCGAGATCGAGCCCGGCGCCATCCTGGCCCGGATCGAGACCTGCTCCGTCTGCGGCACCGACGTCCACCTGTCGCGCGGCACGCTGTCGCTCAAGGTCGACCTACCCATCATCATCGGCCACGAGATGGTCGGCCGGATCGTGGCGCTGGGCTCCGGCTCCGACCGCGACAGCATCGGCAACCCGCTCCGCGTCGGCGACCGGATCGTCTATACCCACACCGCCTGCGGCTCATGCTTCTACTGCACCGTCGCCCGCCAGCCGACGCTGTGCGACAACCGCAAGGCCTATATGTACGAGTCGATGGAGAAGCCGCCGTTCCTGATGGGCGGCTTCTCGGAATACGGCTACGTCCTGCCGGAATCGGGCCGCATCCGCGTGCCGGACGACGTTCCCAACGATCTCGCAAGCCTGTGCAGCTGCGCCTTCCGCTCTGTTATGAACGCCACGTCGCAGCTGGGGACGATAGCGCCGACCGATACGGTGGCGATCCAGGGCGCCGGACCGCTGGGCCTGCTCGCGGCGGCGGTCGCCAAGGTCGGCGGCGCCAGGCGGGTCATCGTGATCGGCGGCCCCTCGGCCCGGCTCGACATGGCGCTGGCCTTCGGCGCGGACGAGGTCGTCCCGGTCGAGACGACCTCCCCGGCGGAGCGCGCCGACAGGGTGCGCGAGCTGTCCGACGGGCGCGGCGCCGACATCGTCATGGAGTTCACCGGCCATCCCGGCGCGTTCTCCGAGGGGTTGGAGATCGCCCGCAAGGGCGGCCGCTATCTGGTCGTCGGCCAACTGGGCGACGCCGGCACCGAGATCAAGCCGTCGACGATCGTCAAGAAGAACCTCCAGGTCATCGGCTCCTTCTCGGGCGATGCCGCCAGCTATTGGAAAGCGTTGCAGTTCGTCCAGCGCCACCAGAAGACGATCCCGTTCGACCGCATGATCACCGGCCGCTTCCGCCTGGACGAGGTCAACACCGCCTTGGAGCGGATGCGGAAGTTCGAGGAAATCAAGCCCGTCATCGAGATCTGA
- a CDS encoding CaiB/BaiF CoA transferase family protein: MPQYDENSRGPLDGVRILDLSRLVAGNMVTHVLADQGADVIKVEYPQKGDDLRNWRVEGVEIYWKVYSRNKRSMALDIKTESGKDILLRLVETADVVVENFVPGTLERWGLGPDALHRRNPGLVILRISGWGQTGPYAKRPGFGTLVEAMSGYAHLNGYPDRPPVLPPLAMADMVAGLYGSSAVLAALRHAVRGEKGGQVIDLSLFEPIFSMIGAEAAQYRLTGVPSNRAGNQSTHTAPRNVYVCSDGKYVAMSGSMQSMAERIFTTIGHPELIADPRFRTNDDRVRNRDELDLIIGAVIATRTQEQNLDLFEAAGVTVGPVCSIADLVDHPFVRGRGVIVELPDEDMGTLPMHNVIPRMSGTPGGMRRPAPRLGQHNAEILAELGVATAAHEREMPA; encoded by the coding sequence ATGCCGCAATACGACGAGAACAGCCGCGGCCCCTTGGATGGGGTGAGGATACTCGACCTGTCCAGGCTGGTCGCCGGCAACATGGTGACCCACGTGCTGGCCGACCAGGGGGCCGACGTGATCAAGGTGGAATATCCGCAAAAGGGCGACGACCTGCGCAACTGGCGGGTAGAGGGCGTCGAGATCTATTGGAAGGTCTATTCCCGCAACAAGCGCAGCATGGCGCTCGACATCAAGACCGAGTCCGGCAAGGACATCCTGCTGCGCCTGGTCGAGACCGCCGACGTCGTCGTGGAGAACTTCGTTCCCGGCACGCTGGAGCGCTGGGGCCTCGGGCCGGACGCGCTGCATCGGCGCAATCCCGGCCTGGTCATCCTCCGCATCTCCGGCTGGGGCCAGACCGGCCCCTATGCCAAGCGGCCCGGCTTCGGGACGCTGGTCGAGGCGATGTCGGGCTATGCCCACCTCAACGGCTATCCCGACCGCCCGCCGGTCCTGCCGCCGCTGGCGATGGCCGACATGGTCGCGGGGCTCTACGGCTCGTCGGCCGTGCTGGCCGCACTCCGCCACGCGGTCCGGGGCGAGAAGGGCGGGCAGGTGATCGACCTGTCCCTGTTCGAGCCGATCTTCTCCATGATCGGGGCGGAGGCCGCGCAGTACCGATTGACCGGCGTGCCGTCCAACCGGGCCGGCAACCAGTCGACCCATACGGCGCCGCGCAACGTCTATGTCTGCTCCGACGGCAAGTACGTGGCGATGTCCGGCTCCATGCAGTCCATGGCCGAGCGGATCTTCACCACCATCGGCCACCCCGAGCTGATCGCCGATCCCCGGTTCCGGACCAACGACGACCGCGTCCGAAACCGGGACGAGCTGGACCTGATCATCGGCGCCGTCATCGCCACCCGCACCCAGGAGCAGAACCTGGACCTGTTCGAGGCGGCGGGCGTGACCGTCGGTCCCGTCTGCTCGATCGCCGACTTGGTCGACCACCCCTTCGTCCGCGGCCGCGGGGTCATCGTCGAGCTGCCGGACGAGGACATGGGAACGCTTCCCATGCACAACGTCATTCCCCGGATGTCCGGCACGCCCGGCGGCATGCGCCGCCCGGCGCCGCGCCTCGGCCAGCACAACGCCGAGATCCTGGCGGAACTCGGGGTCGCGACGGCGGCACATGAACGGGAGATGCCGGCATGA
- a CDS encoding TRAP transporter large permease has translation MTPIIFGLAMLLLIGAPIGVAFALVVLLNVETFDLWLDSLGSVPYDSVMSFPLLAIPLFLLVGEVMNRGGLAESLTAFCDLLLRRLPARLGHIAIGASALMGAITGSSVATVAAIGGTVGPEMERRGYRRGYIASLVAAAGLLGVLIPPSIPLILYGSIVGVSITELFLATLLPGLVMACAFFATHAMLARRALAGGREGAAPETGRTLSRGRHHLRTASSLFLPVLVLGGIYSGLFTPTEAAAVAALYTIVVTLLQRTLRTDELPGVFSTTARTAAAILTIIAFTAIFNRALVLAQIPQDIASFAVSVTDSPLVFLAMVNLVLLLVGMFMETNAAVLLMGPLLAPAADRFGIDPVHFGIILVTNIEIGLLTPPLAANLYVAARTTGAGLLEMAPYFGWFLLATLLTLAAITYIPALPLWYRVF, from the coding sequence ATGACGCCGATCATCTTCGGCCTGGCGATGCTGCTGCTGATCGGCGCCCCGATCGGCGTCGCCTTCGCGCTGGTCGTGCTGCTGAACGTCGAGACCTTCGACCTGTGGTTGGACAGCCTGGGTTCGGTTCCCTACGACAGCGTCATGAGCTTCCCGCTGCTGGCGATCCCGCTGTTCCTGCTGGTCGGCGAGGTCATGAACCGGGGCGGCCTGGCGGAAAGCCTGACGGCCTTCTGCGACCTGCTGCTTCGGCGCCTGCCGGCCCGGCTGGGCCATATCGCGATCGGTGCCAGCGCGCTGATGGGCGCCATCACCGGATCCTCGGTCGCGACGGTCGCCGCCATCGGCGGCACGGTCGGGCCGGAGATGGAGCGGCGCGGCTACCGGCGCGGCTACATCGCCTCCCTCGTCGCGGCGGCCGGCCTGCTCGGCGTGCTGATCCCGCCGTCGATCCCGCTGATCCTCTACGGCTCGATCGTCGGCGTGTCGATCACGGAGCTGTTCCTGGCAACGCTCCTGCCGGGCCTGGTGATGGCCTGCGCCTTCTTCGCGACCCACGCGATGCTGGCGCGCCGCGCCCTGGCGGGTGGCCGGGAAGGCGCCGCGCCCGAGACCGGGCGGACGCTGTCGCGCGGCCGCCACCATCTCCGCACCGCCTCGTCGCTGTTCCTGCCGGTCCTGGTGCTGGGCGGCATCTACAGCGGCCTGTTCACCCCGACGGAGGCGGCGGCGGTAGCGGCGCTCTACACCATCGTCGTGACGCTGCTCCAGCGGACGCTGCGGACGGACGAGTTGCCGGGGGTGTTCAGCACCACGGCGCGGACCGCAGCCGCGATCCTGACGATCATCGCCTTCACCGCCATCTTCAACCGGGCGCTGGTCCTGGCGCAGATCCCGCAGGACATCGCCAGCTTCGCCGTCAGCGTGACCGACAGCCCGCTGGTCTTCCTGGCCATGGTCAACCTCGTCCTGCTGCTGGTCGGCATGTTCATGGAGACCAACGCCGCCGTGCTGCTGATGGGACCGCTGCTGGCGCCCGCCGCCGACCGGTTCGGCATCGACCCGGTCCATTTCGGCATCATCCTGGTGACCAACATCGAGATCGGTCTGCTGACGCCGCCGCTCGCCGCCAACCTCTACGTGGCGGCGCGGACGACCGGGGCCGGCCTGCTCGAGATGGCGCCGTATTTCGGCTGGTTCCTGCTGGCGACGCTGCTGACGCTGGCCGCCATCACCTACATTCCCGCGCTGCCGCTCTGGTACCGCGTTTTCTGA
- a CDS encoding LysR substrate-binding domain-containing protein, with amino-acid sequence MDLRQLRYIIAIAEHGSILKASQALRVAQPSISTHLRNLEEEFGVVLFERSARGVVATSEGQELIRHARLILKSADDARESLRSRSDNPVGRVTFAIPTSLVTILAVPLIERTQAELPNVTLRVVESMSGYIAQWLLEGQVDVGLLYGAQPNSGIESTKLLTEELYLAGRDEASLAGIAEGGDAPFHRLESLKFVLPGREHGLRSLVEQSARRAGIGLNVTIEIDAFSQIKRLVRRGAGHTILSLAALEGDESGAALSVARIVEPVVERSVHIAHANSRPLTRAAREVERIAVGILRAEASSGWWRAKLW; translated from the coding sequence ATGGATCTTCGCCAACTCAGGTACATTATCGCGATCGCGGAACATGGCTCCATCCTCAAGGCATCGCAGGCGCTGCGCGTGGCCCAGCCGTCGATCAGCACCCACCTGCGGAACCTGGAGGAGGAGTTCGGCGTCGTCCTGTTCGAACGCTCCGCCCGCGGCGTCGTGGCGACCAGCGAGGGGCAGGAGCTGATCCGCCATGCCCGGCTGATCCTCAAGTCCGCCGACGACGCGCGGGAAAGCCTCCGGTCACGCTCCGACAACCCGGTCGGCCGCGTGACCTTCGCGATCCCGACCTCGCTGGTGACGATCCTGGCCGTTCCCCTGATCGAGCGGACCCAGGCGGAGTTGCCCAACGTGACATTGCGCGTCGTCGAGAGCATGAGCGGCTACATCGCGCAATGGTTGCTGGAGGGGCAGGTCGATGTCGGCCTTCTCTACGGCGCGCAGCCCAATTCCGGCATCGAAAGCACCAAGCTCCTGACCGAGGAGCTCTACCTCGCCGGCCGCGACGAAGCCTCCCTCGCCGGCATCGCGGAGGGAGGCGACGCGCCGTTCCACCGGCTGGAATCGCTCAAGTTCGTCCTGCCGGGAAGGGAGCACGGCCTCCGCTCGCTGGTCGAACAGTCGGCACGGCGGGCCGGCATCGGCCTGAACGTGACGATCGAGATCGACGCCTTCAGCCAGATCAAGCGCCTCGTCCGCCGCGGCGCCGGCCACACCATCCTGTCGCTCGCGGCGCTGGAAGGCGACGAGTCCGGCGCCGCCCTCTCGGTCGCGCGCATCGTGGAACCCGTCGTCGAACGCTCGGTCCACATCGCCCATGCCAACAGCCGCCCCCTGACCCGCGCCGCGCGGGAAGTGGAACGTATCGCGGTCGGCATCCTGCGGGCGGAGGCAAGCTCCGGCTGGTGGCGCGCCAAGCTCTGGTGA